TTCGCCGCCGATTACGGCACCTGACTGAATGACCACACGCTCACCGATACGCACATCGTGGTAAAGGGTCACGCGGGGCGCCAACCAACCACCGGCACCGATTTCGCAGCGTGCGCCGATAAAGCAATGCGCACCGACCGTTACACCTGCCGCGATGCGCGCACCGCTCTCGATCACCGCAAACGCACCGATGCTGGCCGCAGGGTCAACCTGCGCATCATCGGCGATGACCGCCGAGGGATGAATGCCCGCAGCTGCCTTGGGTTTCGGATCGAACAGGTGAGACACCCGGGCATACGCCAGGTACGGGTCAGCCACCACCAGCGCATCCCCAGCAAACCCTTCGGCATCAGCGGCTTTCAGCAACACGGCTGCAGCCTGGCTGTCGACGAGGTATTTACGGTATTGGGGGTTTGCGAGGAAGCTCAACTGAGCTGGGCCAGCCTCCTGCAAGGTGGCTAGCCCAGTAATTTCTTTCTCCTTGGAGCCACGCAAGGTGGCCCCCAGGAACTCGGCCAACTCGCCGAGCTTGATAGTCGCGGTCATGGCTTACTTCAGCTGGTTCATGCGCTCGATCACCTGACGGGTGATGTCGTATTGAGGCTTGACGTCGATTACAGCGCCACGCTCGAACACCAGGTCAAAGGCACCTTTCTTGATGACTTCTTCCACGGCGCTGTCGAGTTTCGGCTTCAGCTGTTTCAGCATTTCACGGTCGGCAACAGCCTTGGCTTCGTTCAGTTCTTTGGACTGGAACTGGTAGTCACGGGCCTTTTGCTTGAATTCAAGCTCCAGACGCTCGCGCTCGCCTTGCTGCATCTTGTCGCCACCGGCTACCAGACGGTCCTGGATACCCTTGGCGCTGCTTTCCAATGTCTTGAGTTTGGTCAGTTGTGGACCAAATTTCTTCTCGGCATCTACCGCGTACTTCTTGGCCGCGTCGGATTCCAACAGCGCCATCTGATAGTTCAGGACGGCGATTTTCATTTCGGCGAAGGCCGGGGTGGTTACCAGCACAGTTGCCAGCAGAACCAATTGAGTCAACTTACGCACGATGCACTCCTACAGAATCCGTTGTCGTTATCTTGGGTCAGACGCTTAGAACGTCTGGCCGAGGGAGAATTGGAAAATCTGGGTTTCAGCGTTATCCGGTTTCTTGATCGGCATGGCCAGAGCAAAGCTCAATGGGCCAAGCGCAGTCACCCAAGTCACACCCACACCCACGGAGCTTGCCA
The genomic region above belongs to Pseudomonas poae and contains:
- a CDS encoding OmpH family outer membrane protein; amino-acid sequence: MRKLTQLVLLATVLVTTPAFAEMKIAVLNYQMALLESDAAKKYAVDAEKKFGPQLTKLKTLESSAKGIQDRLVAGGDKMQQGERERLELEFKQKARDYQFQSKELNEAKAVADREMLKQLKPKLDSAVEEVIKKGAFDLVFERGAVIDVKPQYDITRQVIERMNQLK
- the lpxD gene encoding UDP-3-O-(3-hydroxymyristoyl)glucosamine N-acyltransferase, yielding MTATIKLGELAEFLGATLRGSKEKEITGLATLQEAGPAQLSFLANPQYRKYLVDSQAAAVLLKAADAEGFAGDALVVADPYLAYARVSHLFDPKPKAAAGIHPSAVIADDAQVDPAASIGAFAVIESGARIAAGVTVGAHCFIGARCEIGAGGWLAPRVTLYHDVRIGERVVIQSGAVIGGEGFGFANAKGIWNKIAQVGGVLIGNDVEIGVNTAVDRGALADTVIGNGVKLDNQIQIAHNVQIGDHTAMAACVGISGSTKIGKHCMLAGGVGLVGHIDICDNVFITGMTMVTHSITEPGAYSSGTAMQPAAEWRKSAARLRQLDDMARRLKQLEKRVGDVTPGGNASSEG